Proteins encoded within one genomic window of Eleutherodactylus coqui strain aEleCoq1 chromosome 1, aEleCoq1.hap1, whole genome shotgun sequence:
- the TSC22D1 gene encoding TSC22 domain family protein 1 isoform X2: MDLGVYQLRHFSISFLSSLLGTDSASVTLDSSASGASVVAIDNKIEQAMDLVKSHLMYAVREEVEVLKEQIKELIEKNSQLEQENSLLKTLASPEQLAQFQAQLQSGSPPSSSSSSSSQPAASTSAPAQPASQSSGPPA; the protein is encoded by the exons ATGGATCTAGGGGTCTACCAGCTGCGGCACTTCTCCATCTCCTTCCTGTCCTCCCTGCTGGGCACAGACAGCGCCTCGGTGACACTAGACAGCAG CGCCTCCGGGGCCAGCGTGGTAGCGATAGACAACAAGATCGAGCAAGCCATG GACTTGGTTAAGAGCCACCTGATGTACGCTGTAAGGGAAGAAGTGGAAGTCCTCAAAGAGCAAATCAAGGAGCTGATTGAGAAGAACTcgcagctggaacaggaaaaCAGCTTGTTAAAGACCCTGGCGAGCCCCGAGCAGCTCGCCCAGTTCCAGGCTCAGCTTCAGAGTGGTtctccaccctcctcctcatcttcctcatcatcacagcctgcagcaaGCACCTCGGCACCGGCACAGCCAGCCTCACAAAGCTCGGGCCCACCCGCATAG